ATGCACGTACCTTGTTCTCGATCTCGTGGGCAATTTCCGGATTTTCGCGCAGGAATTCACGCGCGTTGTCCTTGCCCTGACCGATCTTCTCGCCGTTGTAGCTGTACCAGGCGCCGGCCTTCTCGACGATCTTCGCGTTGACACCCAGATCGATGATTTCGCCTTCGCGCGAGATACCCTGACCGTAGAGAATGTCGAAAATCGCTTCGCGGAACGGCGGCGACACCTTGTTCTTGACGACCTTGACGCGGGTTTCGTTACCGACCACCTCGTCGCCCTTCTTGATCGAGCCGATACGGCGGATGTCCAGACGCACCGACGAGTAGAACTTCAGTGCATTACCGCCCGTCGTCGTTTCCGGGTTACCGAACATGACGCCGATCTTCATCCGAATCTGGTTGATGAAGATCACCGTGCAGTTCGTGCGCTTGATCGTACCGGTCAGCTTACGCAGCGCCTGCGACATCAGACGTGCCTGAAGACCCGGCAGCGAATCGCCCATCTCGCCTTCGATTTCGGCCTTCGGCACCAGTGCCGCCACCGAGTCGATGATGATGAGGTCGATCGAGCCCGAGCGCACCAGCGCATCGGCGATTTCCAGGGCCTGTTCGCCCG
The Pandoraea oxalativorans genome window above contains:
- the recA gene encoding recombinase RecA, translating into MEESKKGSANLSAEKGKALAAALAQIEKQFGKGSIMRLGDGEVEADIQVVSTGSLGLDIALGVGGLPRGRVIEIYGPESSGKTTLTLQVVAEMQKIGGTCAFIDAEHALDVGYANKLGVSVPELLISQPDTGEQALEIADALVRSGSIDLIIIDSVAALVPKAEIEGEMGDSLPGLQARLMSQALRKLTGTIKRTNCTVIFINQIRMKIGVMFGNPETTTGGNALKFYSSVRLDIRRIGSIKKGDEVVGNETRVKVVKNKVSPPFREAIFDILYGQGISREGEIIDLGVNAKIVEKAGAWYSYNGEKIGQGKDNAREFLRENPEIAHEIENKVRASLGVTAINETGEIEAEDEA